One genomic window of Parasteatoda tepidariorum isolate YZ-2023 chromosome 9, CAS_Ptep_4.0, whole genome shotgun sequence includes the following:
- the LOC139426580 gene encoding putative leucine-rich repeat-containing protein DDB_G0290503, with the protein MAEPPSKKLCIWSKKKILGDSQRRRRAQETSVERQRRMEHDRISTSNSRAQEVSEKRQRLEEKKKGPRNSVERQGRMEHDRISTSNSRAQEVSEKRKRRLEEDRVSTSSARARETSEERQKRLEEDHEKRIESRSNNNEVLSGEEKKPFTLEILFKVSDVNCHLYRKGKEVKGKGIKINVTTEKAVITLKRPKYNDSGHYEALLSNSTIKDTLKFYFSFYSHRLWLAVFPGKKEERIKPWQGINISLLKNEIGRNIVAETTLPDISISSVCNQDLERIPEPPISGQLSLAHFEENPTSFESEEEEKGKLPTIEGEAKDAQNTMSERSLEDEYHFCISDLEKSDELSKSSQLSLGEMVEEASKPFESGDEEKRKLPPELIENEAKISNNIMLQETPGDGCNSCIRDIKKTSEPLKSDQLPLESFEEMPISFGRSDYEEKKMLPTAELIKEEAKKDRYITLETTLEGGRNFSIQNIKESFDLSSQLSVGDLDEDTPKLFESMLDTKGNSFDQKLKEISFTSQLEGTPNAKESGDNEKEIMLPTIEINKDEEKIYDIMPERSEVDGYNFFFQDLKKSYEASKSSQLSLDTSKLSERLDTADKKTTNESCPENKDEETELKSILNNGVHSHSMLPTEGISPDPDIPKNAKPSKAGRRDVLSPLRRRFNKFRNR; encoded by the exons aagaagaaaggcCCAAGAAATTCTGTGGAACGTCAAGGAAGGATGGAACATGACCGAATTTCGACAAGCAATTCTAGAGCCCAAGAAGTATCAGAGAAACGTAAAAGAAGATTAGAAGAGGATCGTGTCTCAACTAGCAGTGCTAGGGCCCGAGAAACATCTGAGGAACGTCAAAAAAGATTGGAAGAGGATC atGAGAAACGTATTGAATCGAGAAGTAACAATAATGAGGTTCTGTCTGGTGAAGAAAAAAAGCCCTTTACTCTTGAAATTCTATTCAAAG tTTCTGATGTTAATTGCCACCTCTATCGGAAAGGAAAAGAAGTCAAGGGAAaaggcataaaaataaatgtcaccACGGAAAAGGCTGTCATCACCTTAAAAAGACCTAAATATAACGACAGCGGACATTATGAAGCTCTGCTCAGTAATTCTACCATCAAGGATACATTGAAGTTTTACTTCAGTTTTTATA GTCATAGACTTTGGCTTGCAGTTTTCCCAGGAAAGAAGGAAGAGCGTATAAAGCCTTGGcaaggaataaatatttctcttctaaAAAATGAGATCGGCCGTAACATCGTCGCTGAAACAACATTGCCAGATATCTCTATCAGCAGTGTCTGCAATCAAGACTTAGAGAGAATCCCAGAGCCACCTATATCAGGCCAGCTGTCTTTAGCACACTTTGAAGAGAATCCGACATCTTTTGAGagtgaagaagaagaaaaaggaaagcTACCAACAATAGAAGGTGAAGCAAAAGATGCTCAGAACACCATGTCTGAAAGATCATTGGAAGATGAATACCATTTCTGCATTTCAGACCTAGAGAAAAGCGATGAGCTATCAAAATCCAGTCAGCTGTCTTTAGGAGAAATGGTTGAAGAGGCATCAAAACCTTTTGAAAGTGGAGatgaagagaaaagaaaattaccaCCAGAGTTGATTGAGAATGAAGCCAAAATAAGCAATAACATCATGCTTCAAGAAACGCCAGGAGATGGTTGCAATTCTTGCATTCGAGACATAAAGAAAACTTCAGAGCCATTAAAATCAGATCAGCTGCCTTTAGAAAGTTTTGAAGAGATGCCAATTTCTTTTGGAAGGAGTGattatgaagagaaaaaaatgttgccAACAGCAGAATTGATTAAAGAGGAAGCAAAGAAAGACCGTTACATCACGCTTGAAACAACGCTAGAAGGTGGTCGGAATTTCAGCATTCAAAACATAAAGGAAAGCTTTGATCTGTCAAGCCAGCTGTCTGTAGGAGATTTGGATGAAGATACACCAAAACTTTTTGAGAGCATGCTGGACACTAAAGGGAATAGTTTTgatcaaaaactgaaagaaatatctTTCACCTCTCAGCTTGAAGGGACACCAAATGCTAAAGAAAGCGGAGAtaatgaaaaggaaataatgTTACCAACTATTGAGATCAATAAAGATGAAGAGAAGATTTATGACATCATGCCTGAAAGATCAGAGGTAGATGGTTACAATTTCTTCTTTCAAGACCTAAAGAAAAGCTATGAGGCATCAAAATCTAGCCAGCTGTCTTTAGATACATCAAAGCTTTCTGAGAGATTAGACACAGCagataaaaaaacaactaatgAGTCATGTCCTGAAAATAAGGATGAAGAAACTGAGCTGAAGTCTATCTTAAATAATGGTGTCCACTCCCACAGCATGTTGCCAACTGAAGGGATTAGTCCAGATCCAGATATTCCTAAAAACGCCAAACCATCAAAAGCTGGTCGCCGGGATGTACTTTCACCTTTACGGagaagatttaataaatttcgcaATAGGTAA
- the LOC107443594 gene encoding short-chain dehydrogenase/reductase family 9C member 7: MFLFTLLIGGLTLLIWLLWSFWRQERRNQYLDAKERAIFISGCDTGIGHRLAIYFADLGCKVYAGCLDPEKAKGSLPDSVHIVPLDITNDESVRNAVELVTDSLKQNDQDLWALINNAGVCIFGLFEWQTWKQCETQIQVNVLGTMRLTKAFIPLLRKTKGRIITMTSVNGFLAYPSLSVYSASKFALEGLNNALRVELYDQYGIRVIIVQPGDYAKLTSIMSRHEQHANEMWENMSPEDQNSCGDFFHKYHRQAIKKSGLTSPISFEGCHLLLDMQEAVLSVDPRNKYLSTSFHLRMIYSFLALLPSFVIDFLFSKITNKILNS, from the exons atgtttttgtttacattgtTGATCGGTGGCTTAACATTGCTGATTTGGCTTTTATGGTCCTTTTGGCGACAGGAAAGAAGAAATCAATACCTTGACGCGAAAGAACGAGCGATTTTTATTAGTGGTTGTGATACTGGCATTGGTCATCGTTTGGCAATTTATTTCGCGGATTTAGGATGCAAAGTCTACGCCGGTTGTTTGGATCCCGAAAAAGCTAAGGGTTCGCTTCCAGATAGCGTCCACATCGTTCCTTTAGACATCACTAATGACGAAAGCGTGCGGAATGCAGTGGAATTAGTTACAGACTCTCTGAAGCAGAATGATCAAG ATTTATGGGCTCTGATCAACAATGCTGGAGTTTGTATTTTTGGACTGTTTGAATGGCAGACATGGAAGCAATGCGAAACTCAAATCCAAGTTAATGTCTTGGGAACCATGCGCCTAACTAAAGCGTTCATACCTCTGTTGAGAAAAACAAAAG gGCGAATAATCACCATGACCAGCGTCAACGGCTTCCTTGCTTACCCTAGTCTGAGCGTATACAGTGCCAGCAAATTTGCCCTGGAAGGACTAAACAACGCTCTCCGGGTTGAACTCTATGATCAGTATGGCATCAGGGTAATTATAGTGCAACCTGGTGATTATGCCAAACTGACATCCATCATGTCACGCCACGAGCAACATGCCAACGAAATGTGGGAAAACATGTCGCCGGAAGACCAAAACAGTTGTGGTGACTTTTTTCACAAGTACCATCGCCaagctataaaaaaatctgGTCTCACTAGCCCGATTTCTTTCGAAGGCTGCCATTTACTGCTGGACATGCAAGAAGCTGTATTAAGTGTGGATCCAAGGAACAAGTATTTATCTACTTCTTTTCACCTTAGGATGATTTACAGCTTTTTAGCTCTCTTGCCATCTTTCGTTATTGACTTCTTATTCAGTAAGATTACGAACAAAATCTTGAACTCTTGA